One Malania oleifera isolate guangnan ecotype guangnan chromosome 9, ASM2987363v1, whole genome shotgun sequence DNA segment encodes these proteins:
- the LOC131164329 gene encoding transcription factor MAMYB, with product MEFLDEEPRPRFFFQSRATPSSSLASPQTHQLSKPFALFCFALSISLFLLALFFLQSQTLQFLILWSASSLLLAPFAPDSLTGGDIRVGQGPIVEFTHQDEKIVLDDSNKKVHNRKSRPRRSDDVVSGPDYMVGSVNGPAKEEKKNLSPDENRNGNVNESGSNAADWVEEEKEWNDEDFELLKKQMMKHPVGKARRWEIIAEAFRGRHKVESVIKTAKALGEKRAGGGDSYAEFLKNRKPLNKRIEGGNVRLVENGGSKGESGGEGSWCSGEDIALLNALKAFPKDASMRWENIAAAVPGRSKAACMKRVSELKKDFRSSKASSEA from the coding sequence atGGAATTCCTAGATGAAGAACCCAGACCAAGGTTCTTCTTCCAATCTCGCGCCACTCCTTCTTCTTCGCTCGCTTCTCCACAAACCCATCAACTTAGCAAACCATTTGCACTTTTCTGCTTCGCCCTCTCCATTTCTCTCTTCCTTCTCGCTCTCTTCTTCCTCCAATCTCAAACCCTCCAATTCCTCATCCTCTGGTCCGCATCCTCCCTCCTCCTCGCCCCTTTTGCCCCGGATTCCCTGACCGGCGGCGACATTCGCGTCGGCCAAGGCCCAATCGTCGAATTCACCCACCAAGATGAAAAGATCGTGCTCGACGATTCCAACAAAAAGGTACACAATCGGAAATCAAGGCCTCGCAGATCCGACGATGTGGTGTCTGGTCCCGATTATATGGTTGGTAGTGTTAATGGGCCTGcgaaagaagagaagaaaaatttGTCCCCTGATGAGAATCGTAATGGTAATGTTAATGAAAGTGGTAGCAATGCTGCAGATTGGGTTGAAGAAGAGAAAGAATGGAATGATGAGGATTTTGAGCTCCTCAAGAAGCAGATGATGAAGCATCCGGTGGGGAAGGCTAGGAGGTGGGAGATTATTGCGGAGGCGTTCAGGGGAAGGCATAAGGTGGAGAGTGTGATTAAAACGGCGAAGGCTCTGGGGGAGAAGAGAGCAGGCGGGGGCGATTCATATGCAGAATTTTTGAAGAATCGAAAGCCGCTGAATAAGAGAATTGAGGGTGGGAATGTCAGGTTAGTGGAGAATGGGGGGAGCAAGGGAGAGAGTGGCGGTGAGGGGAGCTGGTGTTCTGGTGAGGATATTGCTCTGCTCAATGCTTTGAAGGCATTTCCGAAGGATGCCTCAATGAGGTGGGAGAATATTGCAGCAGCTGTTCCTGGAAGGTCTAAGGCTGCTTGTATGAAGAGAGTTTCTGAATTGAAGAAGGATTTTCGGAGCTCAAAAGCTTCCAGTGAGGCTTAG
- the LOC131164458 gene encoding uncharacterized protein LOC131164458 — MMKEARSNSSCRETLLKSSDPPFIKEVMEVPLPSKFKMPNLERYEGSTDLVVHLDTFKVLMQLQGAPDAIMCRLFIATLKGNARAWYRTLKLGSIKSFSKMEQFARYFISRRRMAKTSAHLLNLVQGERKTFKKFIHRFVAATSEIRNLDHGVVLTALTTTLQPGNFLYSLGKRPLVDMGELMARAQNYINLEEVMDTRRDQVDLKRKSSRDIGEDSKIGKKQESNKQQSSPKGLGHTKHLGKNAHEERLDKNTYEEQLGENAHEERIGKNTHKERLGKNPHVEQLGKNAHIE, encoded by the exons atgatgaaggaggCTCGTTCCAACTCGTCTTGCAGGGAGACCTTGTTGAAGTCTTCGGATCCACCCTTcatcaaagaagtgatggaggtcccattgccaagtaagttcaaaatgcctaACTTAGAAAGATATGAAGGCTCAACCGACCTGGTTGTTCACTTGGATACCTTTAAGGTATTAATGCAACTGCAAGGCGCACCAGATGCTATCATGTGTCGTCTGTTTATCGCCACCCTTAAAGGGAATGCCAGGGCATGGTATCGAACCCTAAAACTCGGATCCATCAAATCCTTCTCTAAGATGGAACAATTTGCCAGATACTTCATCAGCCGCCGTAGGATGGCAAAGACCTCAGCTCATCTATTGAACCTGGTCCAAGGAGAAAGGAAAACGTTTAAAAAATTCATACATCGCTTTGTCGCTGCTACTTCAGAGATTCGCAACTTGGATCATGGGGTAGTATTGACAGCCTTAACCACGACCCTCCAACCTGGGAACTTCTTGTACTCCTTAGGGAAAAGGCCTCTAGTTGACATGGGGGAACTAATGGCACGAGCACAGAATTATATCAATCTAGAAGAAGTAATGGACACAAGGAGAGATCAAGTTGATTTAAAAAGAAAGAGCTCGAGGGATATAGGGGAGGACTCTAAAATAGGGAAGAAGCAAGAGAGTAACAAGCAGCAGAGCAGCCCTAAGGGGTTaggacatacaa AGCATCTCGgaaagaatgcccatgaagagcggCTTGACAAGAATACGTATGAAGAACAGCTCGGTGAGAATGCTCATGAAGAGCGGATCGGCAAGAATACACATAAAGAGCGGCTCGGCAAGAATCCCCATGTAGAGCAACTCGGTAAGAACGCCCATATAGAGTAg